The Helianthus annuus cultivar XRQ/B chromosome 16, HanXRQr2.0-SUNRISE, whole genome shotgun sequence genome includes a window with the following:
- the LOC110915784 gene encoding uncharacterized protein LOC110915784 — protein sequence MDRSWMYLAPRSSQTFVNGVHTFLNFAFERACVNGGKIKCPCTKCLNMKYQSRQTVLDHLICSGFRPEYLNWVYHGEGATVASRSTTHNDDEEILRHEMHEMLDDIFETEGGSGVGIHENAWNNSQETNNRRSKFDDLVKEAEENVYPNCKYSKLSCVVHLYQIKCLGGWSNTSFSMLLDFLKDLLPKGNLLPKTTPQVKKLMADIGLGYEKIHACPNGCMLFWNDKEKDEVCSFCGSSRWKVHEANPEHEVNPPKRKALKILRWFPLKPRLQRLFTSSKTSNLMKWHHLERVKDGKLRHPADALAWKDFDEKFPEFATDPRNVRLALATDGFNPFRTMNSVNSIWPVFLIPYNLPPWLVMKQPNFILSLIIPGPKSPGNKIDVYMQPLIKELKELWEDGVNTFDASTKQYFMLKASIISTISDFPGYANLSGWSTKGELACPVCGFGTESKWLTHGRKFCYMCHRRWLPSDHSWRSDIRSFVGRHEFRVAPIPPSGEEVLQQVGDIEFLVDNDVRSPWKKKSIFFMLPYWEHLLLRHNLDVMHIEKNVCDNIVGTLLGQEGKSKDNYKTRLDLQEMGIRKELHPKKRPRSSITFMPKACYQMTRGEKAQFLTTLKSIKPPDEFSSNISQCVHLNEGKLIGMKSYDCHMLMQEYLPIALRGSLPDHVSSVIIELCEFLKTICYKDLSEVDLHFLESKVHLTLCKLEKIFPPSFFTIMVHLVIHLTREVRLGGPVAFRWMYHVERDLLKLKSYVHNRAHPEGSIAEGYLAEESITFCSRYLSKVETVFTRAVRNDDEGHQNHIEESNNLCPGRALGRKLDLGVPIRKRRRSSNSDIDEKSLTQAHRYVLFNVESVTPFREEHKRIVKGQYGSRRIPDYEMSKIHGQQFADWFKKRVARLEEQGDEVTEDLKWLARGPLRSVNRYSGYLVKGYRFHTKSREKSLKTQNSGVVVTVEGENYASSRDRRPVQGVVNYYGKLNDIIELNYSGQIRVVLFKCEWVDINRGYKIDNGVTLVNFSYKAHIGASLTDDPFVLAAQVDKVFYVTDPKHKDWEVVRFVKVRDVFDMGVLDDCTFNVPNLHRIGDDGEDGIDITPDMEHEVDVEENGDESFF from the exons ATGGACAGATCATGGATGTACCTTGCACCAAGATCAAGTCAAACTTTTGTTAATGGGGTGCACACGTTCTTGAATTTTGCATTTGAGAGAGCTTGTGTCAATGGGGGGAAAATAAAATGTCCATGTACAAAGTGTCTAAATATGAAATATCAGAGTAGACAAACTGTTCTGGATCACCTCATATGTTCAGGGTTCCGGCCTGAATACTTGAATTGGGTATATCATGGGGAAGGCGCAACGGTTGCATCGAGGAGCACAACCCATAATGATGACGAAGAGATACTTCGCCATGAAATGCATGAAATGTTGGATGATATATTTGAAACAGAAGGTGGAAGTGGAGTGGGGATACATGAGAATGCTTGGAATAATAGTCAAGAGACGAACAATAGAAGAAGCAAATTTGATGACCTTGTTAAGGAAGCCGAAGAAAATGTGTACCCGAATTGCAAATACAGCAAGTTATCTTGTGTGGTGCATTTGTACCAAATAAAATGTCTCGGTGGATGGAGTAACACATCTTTCTCTATGTTATTAGACTTTTTAAAGGATTTGTTACCtaaaggaaatttgttacctaaaACAACACCACAAGTGAAAAAATTAATGGCCGACATCGGATTAGGATATGAAAAAATACATGCATGTCCTAATGGTTGCATGTTGTTTTGGAATGACAAGGAGAAAGATGAAGTGTGTTCTTTTTGTGGATCTTCTAGATGGAAAGTTCATGAAGCTAATCCAGAACACGAAGTAAATCCTCCCAAGAGGAAGGCTTTAAAAATATTACGATGGTTTCCCTTAAAGCCTAGACTTCAAAGATTGTTTACGTCATCAAAGACGTCTAACCTTATGAAGTGGCATCATCTAGAGCGTGTAAAAGATGGAAAATTGCGGCATCCAGCAGATGCATTAGCTTGGAAAGATTTTGATGAAAAGTTTCCTGAATTCGCTACTGATCCTCGCAATGTTCGTCTAGCTCTGGCAACTGACGGCTTCAACCCATTTAGGACAATGAATTCGGTAAATAGTATTTGGCCAGTTTTTCTTATTCCATACAACTTACCACCATGGTTGGTTATGAAACAGCCAAATTTTATTCTTTCTTTAATCATCCCGGGTCCTAAAAGTCCTGGAAACAAGATAGACGTGTATATGCAACCTTTGATTAAGGAATTGAAGGAGTTATGGGAGGATGGAGTTAATACATTTGATGCCTCAACGAAACAATACTTCATGTTGAAGGCTTCTATTATTTCTACCATATCAGACTTTCCAGGTTATGCCAATCTATCTGGGTGGAGCACTAAAGGAGAACTTGCATGTCCCGTATGTGGTTTTGGTACTGAATCCAAATGGCTAACTCATGGAAGAAAGTTTTGTTACATGTGTCATAGGAGGTGGCTTCCATCTGACCATAGTTGGCGTTCAGATATTAGATCGTTTGTTGGACGCCACGAATTCAGAGTTGCTCCTATTCCTCCTTCTGGAGAGGAGGTTCTACAACAAGTAGGCGACATAGAATTTCTTGTCGACAATGATGTTCGTAGTCCATGGAAAAAGaaaagtattttttttatgttGCCATATTGGGAGCATCTGCTGTTGCGTCACAATCTTGATGTGATGCACATTGAAAAGAATGTTTGTGACAACATAGTGGGGACTTTATTAGGACAAGAAGGAAAGTCGAAAGATAACTATAAAACAAGACTTGACTTACAAGAAATGGGTATAAGAAAAGAATTGCATCCAAAGAAGCGGCCTAGAAGTAGTATCACTTTCATGCCAAAAGCTTGCTATCAAATGACTCGAGGTGAAAAGGCTCAATTTTTAACAACCCTTAAGTCAATCAAGCCTCCTGATGAATTTTCATCCAATATCTCTCAATGTGTACACTTAAATGAGGGCAAGCTAATTGGGATGAAAAGTTATGACTGTCACATGTTGATGCAAGAGTATTTGCCGATTGCATTACGTGGAAGTTTGCCGGATCATGTAAGCTCGGTTATAATCGAGTTATGCGAATTTTTAAAGACCATTTGCTACAAGGACTTATCTGAAGTTGATCTACATTTTCTCGAGTCTAAAGTTCATCTCACTTTATGCAAACTAGAGAAGATATTTCCTCCATCATTCTTTACTATAATGGTTCACTTGGTGATCCATCTAACGAGAGAGGTTAGGCTTGGAGGTCCTGTCGCATTTCGGTGGATGTACCATGTTGAAAG GGACCTTCTAAAACTTAAGTCATACGTTCATAATCGAGCTCATCCCGAAGGATCAATTGCTGAAGGCTATTTAGCTGAGGAAAGTATAACATTTTGCTCTAGATATCTATCCAAAGTAGAAACTGTTTTTACTAGAGCAGTTAGGAACGATGATGAGGGTCACCAAAATCACATCGAAGAATCCAACAATCTTTGCCCTGGTCGTGCCTTAGGTCGTAAATTGGATTTGGGAGTACCTATTCGCAAAAGAAGGAGATCTTCAAATTCAGACATTGATGAGAAGTCTCTCACTCAAGCACATCGCTATGTATTATTCAATGTTGAGTCAGTTACACCTTTTCGAGA GGAACACAAACGGATAGTCAAGGGACAATACGGTTCTCGTCGGATACCAGATTATGAAATGAGCAAGATTCATGGCCAACAGTTTGCTGACTGGTTCAAGAAAAGG GTTGCACGTTTGGAAGAGCAAggtgatgaagtaactgaagatcTAAAATGGCTTGCTCGTGGTCCGCTTAGAAGTGTGAATCGATACTCTGGATACCTTGTTAAGGGTTATCGTTTTCATACAAAAAGTCGAGAGAAGTCACTAAAAACCCAAAACAGTGGTGTTGTTGTTACTGTAGAAGGTGAAAATTATGCTAGTAGTCGAGATAGAAGGCCTGTTCAAGGTGTGGTTAACTACTATGGTAAATTGAATGACATTATTGAGTTAAACTACTCAGGTCAAATACGAGTAGTTTTATTCAAATGTGAATGGGTTGATATCAATAGGGGCTACAAGATAGATAATGGTGTAACATTGGTAAATTTCTCATACAAGGCACATATAGGGGCTAGTTTAACTGATGATCCATTTGTATTGGCAGCACAAGTTGATAAGGTGTTCTATGTCACAGATCCCAAGCATAAAGACTGGGAGGTTGTCAGATTTGTAAAAGTAAGAGATGTATTTGACATGGGAGTTCTTGATGATTGCACATTTAATGTGCCTAATTTGCATAGGATTGGGGATGATGGTGAAGATGGCATTGACATTACACCTGATATGGAACATGAAGTAGATGTTGAAGAAAACGGCGATGAgtcttttttttaa